In Sphingobacteriaceae bacterium, the following proteins share a genomic window:
- a CDS encoding 4-amino-4-deoxychorismate lyase, whose product MAKDTYCILNGHLISIYEPSVSFSNRAFRYGDSLFETIRICNNKVMFLRDHITRLKLGMTVLRMNLPAELNTENIYEFIIHLLKHNVHAPHARVRLTVFRNDGGFYTPETNDISFLIESEELPAPYEINQKGYWVDIYADIKKSINKLSNIKSGNALMYVMAGIAKQSMKLDDCFLINENGTICESINSNIFVVKNGTLYTAPLSEGCVAGVMRKQIMSLATENKILTFESAITSYTLMNGDEVFLTNSVNGIQWVGQFKDKFYTNKMALFFIDKLNQLTI is encoded by the coding sequence ATGGCAAAGGACACTTATTGCATTCTTAACGGACATCTCATTAGTATTTACGAACCAAGCGTATCCTTCTCCAACCGCGCCTTCCGCTATGGCGACTCACTTTTTGAAACCATCCGGATCTGCAACAATAAGGTGATGTTTTTGCGCGATCACATTACACGCTTAAAACTGGGCATGACAGTTTTGCGTATGAACCTGCCTGCCGAACTTAATACCGAGAATATTTACGAGTTTATCATACATCTGTTAAAACACAATGTGCATGCACCGCACGCAAGGGTGAGACTCACCGTTTTTAGAAACGATGGTGGTTTTTATACGCCAGAAACAAATGATATCTCTTTTTTAATTGAAAGTGAAGAATTGCCGGCCCCCTATGAAATAAATCAAAAAGGCTACTGGGTGGATATTTACGCAGATATTAAAAAATCGATAAATAAATTATCCAATATTAAAAGTGGTAATGCGCTTATGTATGTGATGGCAGGCATAGCTAAACAGAGCATGAAGCTGGATGATTGTTTTTTGATTAACGAAAATGGCACTATTTGCGAAAGTATAAACTCGAATATTTTTGTAGTGAAGAACGGAACGCTTTACACCGCTCCTCTTTCAGAAGGCTGTGTAGCGGGAGTTATGCGAAAACAAATCATGAGTCTTGCTACCGAAAATAAAATCCTGACTTTTGAAAGTGCTATTACCTCTTACACACTTATGAATGGTGACGAAGTTTTTTTAACCAACAGTGTAAATGGTATTCAATGGGTGGGACAATTCAAAGACAAATTTTACACCAATAAAATGGCGCTCTTTTTTATTGACAAACTGAATCAACTCACCATCTGA
- a CDS encoding ATP-dependent Clp protease proteolytic subunit (hydrolyzes proteins to small peptides; with the ATPase subunits ClpA or ClpX, ClpP degrades specific substrates), producing the protein MFDNNEFRKYATKHAGINSLTYDSYTSRIQSSLTPYIIEERSLNVAQMDVFSRLMMDRIIFLGTGINDQVANIVQAQLLFLESVDAKKDIQIYVNSPGGSVYAGLGIYDTMQIIKPDVATICTGMAASMGAVLQCAGAKGKRTALKHARIMIHQPLGGAEGQASDIEITAREIQKLKKELYDIIAFHSGQTYEKVWADSDRDYWMIAQEAKEYGMIDEVLERK; encoded by the coding sequence ATGTTTGATAATAATGAATTTAGAAAGTATGCCACAAAGCACGCAGGCATAAACAGTTTAACTTACGACAGTTATACTTCCCGTATTCAATCTTCTTTAACTCCTTATATTATTGAAGAGCGTTCGCTGAACGTTGCGCAAATGGACGTTTTTTCACGTTTAATGATGGACCGTATTATTTTTTTAGGAACAGGTATTAACGACCAGGTTGCTAACATTGTACAGGCTCAACTTTTATTTTTGGAAAGTGTAGATGCGAAAAAGGATATTCAGATCTATGTAAATTCTCCTGGAGGAAGCGTTTATGCAGGGTTAGGTATTTATGATACCATGCAAATTATTAAACCGGATGTTGCGACTATTTGTACCGGAATGGCAGCAAGTATGGGTGCAGTGCTTCAATGCGCTGGAGCTAAAGGAAAGCGTACAGCTTTAAAACATGCGCGTATTATGATTCACCAGCCATTGGGTGGAGCAGAAGGACAGGCAAGTGATATTGAAATTACAGCCCGTGAGATTCAAAAGTTAAAGAAAGAGCTTTATGATATCATTGCTTTTCATAGTGGACAAACCTACGAAAAAGTATGGGCAGACAGCGACCGTGACTATTGGATGATTGCTCAGGAAGCTAAGGAATACGGTATGATTGACGAAGTTTTGGAAAGAAAATAA
- a CDS encoding tRNA threonylcarbamoyladenosine dehydratase, with amino-acid sequence MDTSWMERTALLVGQKGLEKLNNAHVLVVGLGGVGSYAAEAIGRSGVGKMTIIDGDTVDPTNRNRQLQALSSTHGMNKAHLMGERLKLINPDLDLTVIDQFKNPDDMKDFMSQKFSYVIDAIDSISPKLYLLQTAYYNNQRIISSMGAGGKMDPTKIKVVDIAETNICPMAQYVRKRLRYMNIYKGIKSVYSTEIPAKYSIMKTDGSKYKKSAYGTISYLPAAFGLTCASVVIRDLVQWKEVNTGKASK; translated from the coding sequence ATGGATACTTCTTGGATGGAACGCACGGCCCTTTTAGTAGGGCAAAAAGGATTAGAAAAATTAAATAATGCACACGTATTGGTTGTGGGCTTAGGTGGTGTTGGCTCATACGCAGCAGAAGCCATAGGTCGCAGCGGTGTTGGAAAAATGACGATTATTGACGGAGATACGGTTGACCCTACCAACAGGAACCGTCAATTACAAGCCTTGAGCTCTACGCACGGCATGAACAAAGCACACTTAATGGGTGAACGTTTAAAACTTATAAATCCAGATTTAGATCTTACGGTCATTGACCAGTTTAAAAATCCGGATGATATGAAGGACTTTATGTCACAGAAATTCTCTTATGTTATCGATGCGATTGATAGTATTTCGCCGAAGCTTTATCTTTTGCAAACCGCTTACTACAACAATCAACGTATCATATCCAGCATGGGTGCTGGTGGAAAGATGGATCCAACCAAAATTAAAGTGGTAGACATAGCAGAAACAAATATTTGTCCCATGGCCCAATATGTGCGCAAGCGTTTACGCTATATGAATATTTACAAGGGCATAAAATCAGTTTACAGCACCGAGATTCCTGCTAAATATTCTATTATGAAAACTGATGGAAGCAAGTATAAAAAATCGGCCTACGGCACAATTTCATATTTGCCTGCAGCGTTCGGACTTACCTGTGCATCGGTTGTTATTAGAGATTTGGTGCAATGGAAAGAAGTGAATACAGGTAAAGCATCTAAATAA
- a CDS encoding hydrolase TatD, whose amino-acid sequence MVFINIHTHTQLYDAKLELVNLSIGTTDKPNHYSYGLHPWYIQKETYLEDLRNLKISVHEKRCLAVGECGLDKLSKVDFELQQEVFIEQIKIANLVNKPLIIHCVKAFNELINCLNLNDNKVPVIVHGFNNNENIARILVNEGLYFSFGKALLGYESNAAKAIKNVGRKNFFLETDDADLSIKYVYRKATELLGIDEEIIKQQLQSNFEKVFNFKL is encoded by the coding sequence ATCGTGTTTATCAACATCCATACGCATACACAGCTGTATGACGCCAAGTTAGAATTGGTAAATCTCAGCATTGGAACAACAGATAAACCAAATCATTATTCTTACGGACTGCATCCCTGGTACATTCAAAAAGAGACTTACCTCGAAGATTTACGAAACTTAAAAATTTCGGTCCATGAAAAACGCTGTCTTGCTGTTGGCGAATGCGGACTTGATAAACTAAGCAAGGTAGATTTCGAACTTCAGCAGGAGGTTTTTATTGAGCAAATTAAAATTGCGAACCTGGTAAATAAACCCCTTATCATTCACTGTGTAAAAGCTTTTAACGAATTAATAAATTGCCTTAACCTCAACGATAACAAAGTACCCGTAATTGTACACGGCTTTAATAACAACGAAAATATTGCGCGCATACTCGTGAACGAAGGACTTTATTTTTCTTTTGGTAAAGCACTTTTAGGCTACGAATCTAACGCTGCCAAGGCCATTAAAAATGTGGGGCGCAAAAATTTCTTCCTAGAAACCGACGATGCAGATCTTTCGATAAAATATGTTTACAGAAAAGCAACCGAACTTTTAGGAATTGATGAAGAGATTATTAAACAGCAATTACAAAGTAATTTCGAAAAAGTCTTTAACTTTAAATTGTAA
- a CDS encoding FAD-binding oxidoreductase: MNSDNYNKVTSINFSELETLVGKDFISSGTEQLEKYGQDETEDFVFLPEVVVKPQTVEQVSAIARLCNAHKIPLTTRGAGTGLSGGALPVKGGVLMSMEKFNKIIQIDEANLQATVEPCVINYIFQEEVKKLGLFYPPDPASWGSCSLGGNVAHSSGGPKAVKYGTTRDYVLNLEIVLPNGEIIWTGANTLKYSTGYNLTHLMVGSEGTLGIITKIVFKLIPLPKHDLLMLIPFTSAEQACKAVGEVFRAGITPSAMEFMERDAIDWSIKYSGDVNFAIKAEWRALLLVEVDGNDMEVLMKDCEMIGEVMQANECDEILFADSAEQKNALWKIRRKVGEAVKSNSVYKEEDTVVPRAELPRLLKGVKEIGARYGFKSVCYGHAGDGNLHVNIIKGDLSDDVWENDLPKGIKEIFELCKALGGTISGEHGIGLVQKEYLPIVFSAYHLEVMKGIKKVFDPNYILNPGKIFD; the protein is encoded by the coding sequence ATGAATTCAGATAATTATAACAAAGTAACGTCAATAAACTTTTCCGAGCTCGAAACCCTTGTGGGAAAAGACTTTATAAGTTCGGGTACCGAACAACTTGAAAAGTACGGGCAGGATGAGACCGAAGACTTTGTTTTTTTACCCGAAGTGGTTGTAAAACCTCAAACGGTAGAGCAGGTAAGTGCTATAGCCCGACTCTGTAATGCTCACAAAATTCCTTTAACAACGCGCGGGGCGGGAACAGGATTAAGCGGCGGAGCGCTACCTGTAAAAGGCGGCGTATTAATGAGCATGGAGAAATTCAATAAAATTATCCAGATAGATGAGGCAAATTTACAGGCAACGGTTGAACCTTGTGTAATCAATTATATTTTTCAGGAAGAAGTAAAAAAACTAGGCTTATTTTACCCTCCTGATCCAGCGAGCTGGGGAAGTTGCAGCCTGGGCGGAAATGTAGCTCACAGCAGCGGAGGTCCCAAAGCCGTGAAATATGGCACAACCCGCGATTATGTCTTAAATCTCGAAATCGTGTTGCCCAATGGCGAAATTATCTGGACAGGCGCAAATACCTTAAAATATTCCACAGGTTATAACCTCACACATTTAATGGTGGGCAGCGAGGGCACTTTAGGCATTATTACCAAAATTGTTTTTAAACTTATTCCCCTTCCAAAACACGATCTCTTAATGCTGATTCCTTTTACAAGTGCCGAACAGGCTTGTAAAGCGGTAGGAGAAGTTTTTCGTGCCGGAATAACTCCTAGCGCTATGGAATTTATGGAGCGCGACGCTATTGACTGGAGTATTAAGTATTCAGGCGATGTTAATTTTGCGATCAAAGCAGAATGGCGAGCTCTACTATTAGTGGAAGTGGACGGCAATGACATGGAAGTGCTGATGAAAGACTGTGAAATGATTGGCGAAGTAATGCAAGCGAATGAATGCGACGAGATCTTATTTGCAGATAGCGCTGAGCAGAAAAATGCTTTATGGAAAATTCGGCGGAAAGTGGGTGAGGCGGTGAAAAGTAACAGTGTTTATAAAGAAGAAGACACAGTGGTGCCAAGAGCTGAATTACCCCGGCTTTTAAAAGGTGTAAAAGAGATTGGCGCCCGTTATGGATTTAAATCTGTTTGTTACGGACATGCCGGAGATGGCAATCTTCACGTTAACATTATCAAAGGCGATTTAAGTGATGATGTTTGGGAGAATGATCTTCCAAAAGGTATTAAAGAGATTTTTGAATTGTGTAAAGCCTTAGGTGGAACCATTAGTGGGGAGCATGGTATTGGTCTTGTGCAGAAAGAATATTTGCCAATAGTTTTCAGTGCCTATCACCTCGAAGTAATGAAAGGCATTAAAAAAGTTTTTGATCCCAACTATATTTTAAATCCGGGAAAGATTTTTGATTGA